One Polaribacter sp. KT25b DNA segment encodes these proteins:
- the rpoN gene encoding RNA polymerase factor sigma-54, translated as MLKQSLQYKLLQKLSPQQIQLMKLIQLPTQAFEERLKQEIEENPALDTGKEESDAIDDDLSNEFDDDEDTGNEKIEADDINIDEYLSDDEIPNYKTQANNYSADDEEKNVPYAAGTSFHQSLKNQLNTFIFDDEERAIAEFLVGSIDDSGYIRREVIDLVDDLAFTANVFTSEEKVVTILTKVVHKLDPIGVGARDLKECLIIQLKAKEKNKIRSLAIDILENSFDHFVKKHYKKLQEKYNISEKELKEVNTEISRLNPKPGSSYAGNNKIAEQIVPDFSIKILDGELDLTLNSRNAPEMHISKEYNNMLKGYQESTVKSKSQKDAVFFIKQKLDSAKWFIDAIKQRQQTLMVTMNSIMHYQYEYFLTGDERKLKPMILKDIADQIKMDVSTVSRVANSKYVSTPYGTKLIKDFFSESMKNDQGEDVSTKEIKKILETVIAEENKRKPLTDEKLAAILKEKGYPIARRTIAKYREQLDLPVARLRKEI; from the coding sequence ATGTTAAAACAAAGCTTACAATATAAATTACTTCAAAAATTATCTCCTCAACAAATACAGTTGATGAAGTTAATTCAATTGCCTACTCAAGCTTTTGAAGAACGTTTGAAACAAGAAATTGAAGAAAATCCGGCATTAGATACAGGTAAAGAAGAATCAGATGCTATAGATGATGATTTATCAAATGAATTTGACGATGATGAAGATACTGGAAATGAAAAAATTGAAGCAGACGATATTAATATTGATGAGTATTTGAGTGATGATGAAATACCTAATTATAAAACTCAAGCTAACAATTATTCTGCAGATGATGAAGAAAAAAATGTGCCTTACGCAGCTGGCACAAGCTTTCATCAATCTTTAAAAAATCAATTAAATACTTTTATTTTTGATGATGAAGAGCGCGCAATTGCAGAATTTTTAGTTGGTAGTATTGATGATAGTGGCTACATTAGAAGAGAAGTTATTGATTTAGTTGATGATTTAGCTTTTACCGCAAATGTATTTACATCCGAAGAAAAAGTGGTTACTATTTTAACAAAAGTGGTTCATAAATTAGACCCAATTGGTGTTGGCGCTAGAGATTTAAAAGAATGTTTAATTATTCAATTAAAGGCAAAAGAAAAAAATAAAATTAGAAGTTTAGCAATAGATATTTTAGAAAATTCTTTTGACCATTTTGTTAAAAAACATTACAAAAAACTTCAAGAAAAATATAACATTTCTGAAAAAGAATTAAAAGAAGTAAATACAGAAATATCAAGATTAAACCCAAAGCCTGGCAGTTCGTATGCTGGTAATAATAAAATTGCCGAACAAATTGTACCAGATTTTTCGATTAAAATTTTAGATGGTGAATTAGATTTAACTTTAAACTCTAGAAATGCACCAGAAATGCATATTTCTAAAGAATATAATAATATGCTAAAAGGCTATCAAGAATCTACTGTAAAAAGTAAATCTCAAAAAGATGCTGTATTTTTTATCAAACAAAAATTAGATTCTGCAAAATGGTTTATTGACGCTATAAAACAACGTCAGCAAACACTTATGGTTACAATGAATTCGATAATGCATTATCAATACGAATATTTTTTAACGGGTGATGAGCGCAAGTTAAAACCTATGATTTTAAAAGATATTGCAGATCAAATTAAAATGGATGTTTCTACGGTTTCTAGAGTTGCAAACAGCAAATATGTTTCAACTCCTTATGGTACAAAATTAATAAAAGACTTCTTTTCTGAATCTATGAAAAATGACCAAGGAGAAGATGTTTCTACCAAAGAAATTAAAAAAATATTAGAGACAGTTATTGCTGAAGAAAACAAAAGAAAACCTTTAACTGATGAAAAATTAGCTGCAATTTTAAAAGAAAAAGGTTATCCTATTGCACGAAGAACTATTGCCAAGTATCGTGAACAATTAGATTTACCTGTAGCTCGTTTACGTAAAGAAATATAG